gagagttactaaggaattcgagcgactatggaaataactgtcagagaacgGTATTCtgctctggcagttatcgttattggctcgcagttctagttctctggcagttatcgggctaccaccacaggtaacgtggaagctggtaacggaataactgtgtgtctagacgttcctgactcggtgacttcAGTTAAAGGTCGTAGATCCCGGTGTTATTTCCAGAGAGGgtagtaactggagcgaacaaatattttcgtactgctacgggcCATCGGGGAGAGGGGACGGCAAATAACTGGAATCTGACAAGCGAAATGTGGTCATATTTCGAAACTCTTGATCGAGAGTTTGCGAAATGTACTTTGTGCGGTAAGAAATTATCGTACAAATCGACGACGACGAATTTAAAGAAACATCTccagaaatcacatttaattgtgaatttctcttcacaaagaccttcggagctagatttgggtgagcaatgaaaaaaatatatttattgcaattacggttatttcagtgcatgcataatcatttatttttttattttattaatttttttaagataAGAGCATGCTATACAGTGTGGTGCTTTGTGCATTTTTACACACAAGTTTTCATTTGTCGTGATTACTTAAGCTGTCGATACCACCGCACCTGTTTGCCttgacattttcaaacattaaattatgttgcatatggtgccggaatacttaattatttaattCGAAGTTATTGTTACAGGTGTAATAACGATAGTGCTAATAAAATGCCACTGTGTGATATATGAACTGTCGTCTCGCAATTATTAGTAACTAATCGGATAGCGGATTGTATCAGTGCTCATTCCTGTGTATCATTTGTTTGTAACCCTgacgatgcggggggggggggggaattagatactgtttcatattttaaaattttgaaaaggataattgtttttaatggagtcttcaactgaattccataaatgttttaaattttgtggtgaaacttaacccaaaaatttgacacgttaatagtacatgtgactttccacagtgacagtgatattgaatattttgaagttcagggccctacttatacatcagtatttgtttaaaatatgatatgtcaacaacaattaagatatttttttagggtggaaatacagtaccctcccttccccccaatacacattattgaaaatgaaaatgtgttggtgttgctaggatttaagaagaaacttgaagctatagtcattactaaaactgagtcaattgtcaacttgtatgaagtaaatattcaagctgcAAGTACTATGTAGAATACTGTACGCAAACAATGTaatatatatcaacaaaaatatggcatcatttctattgtgcttatgctgatatgaaacctatttttctgtaggtgaaacCCTTCCTGTAGAGGTGATCCTTGGCACCAGTAGTGTGGAAGAGGAGCGAGCTGCTCCAGCCCCCTCAATGCAGCAAGGTGTTCAAAGTTCTATGACATCGTACCTCTCCAAAAGGATCGGAGTGAACCAGAAAAAGAAGATAGATGGGCAACTTCTTCAGCTCTTCACTAAAGACTTCCAACCATTTTCAGTCGTTGAAGATTCGGGGTTTTGTGCGGGCCCTTAATCCTGGTTATGAGTTACCAAGCAGGAAGCATATTTCAGATGTAATGCTGCAAGCAGCATACACAGCAGCAAAGGAGAAAGTGGTAGACAAACTGTCAGCTGCGAAGACAGTTTGTTTGACCACAGATTGCTGGACATCGGCAGCAAATGAAGGTTACATGGCGGTGACAGGGCATTTTGTGTCTGAAGATTTCACCTTGCAATCTGTGTTGTTAGGATGTTCCCAATTCTCTGGTGCACATACTGCTCCGAATCTGTCGGTATCTCTAATAGGCACGACAGATAATTTCAGGCTGACAGACAAAGTTTTGCTGGTTGTGACGGATAATGCACCAAATATTAAAAATGCAGTATCCATTTTAAAGTGGAAACACTTTGGGTGCTATGCACATACACTAAATCTTATTGTTCAGAATGCACTAAAACATTTTGTGTCAATTCAGCAGAAAGTGAAAACTATTGTAGCATTCTTCAAGAGAAGCTGCAAGGCAACAGAAAGACTGCTGACATACCAACAAAATAATGGGGCAGGTCATGTTAAGAAACTGGTGCAGGAGGTGCCAACAAGGTGGAACTCTACTCTGTGTATGTTGGAGCGAATAGTTGAAATTAAAGATGCGGTGAAGACTTCACTTGTACTATGCACAGTTGATTTTGAACAACTGACAGACGAGGAATGGAACATCTGCTCAGAACTCTGCTCTGTGTTGAAGCCATTTGCACATGTTTCAACACAGCTTAGTGCTGAGTCATATCCTACTGGCAGCCAAGTAAGTTAAGCAGCTTTTTTCTTGCTAAAATGTTAGCTGTGGTATTATGGCATAATCATTTCTGAGATATTGTACTGTTTGTGTTATATTGAACTTATTCCAATTTTCAGGTTATTGTTCTGACAAGGGGATTATTATCAGTGCGTGCAGAACTTTTGAAAAGGCCATTTAACAGTGTGACAAGGACtatcattgaagaattaacaaaaggCCTGAAGGACCGTTTCCACAATGTAGAGATGAGCAAATCTATAGGAGTAGCCACTCTACTAGATCCACGCTTTAAATCTCTTGTGTTTGAAAGCCGAGTTGCAGCAGATAATGCAAAGAAACAGCTTATTGAACTAGTAGCACAAAAGATGGGTGACAGAAGACTGACAAACACAGGCCAGAGCCATGAAACTGTGTCAACTTCAACCACCACTGATCCCTTGTCAGTATGGGGTGTCTATGATGCAATTATAAAATCAACACAGCCCCAGGGCACTCCTCAGTCAGCTGCTATTGTGGAAGTACAAAGGTACATGGACAGCCCAGTTATTAGTAGAAGTGAGGATCCACTGGCATGGTGGCGTGAAAATCAATATATTTTCCCAAATGTTGCTAAAGTGGTGAGGAAAAAATTCAATATAGTGGCCACTTCTGTGCCGTGcgaaagaatattttctaaaactggtatcattataAATGAAAGGCGAACACGGCTGAAGGCGTCCAAAGTTGAAAAACTTATATTTCTAAATATGAACAGCACTAACTCCTGAATTTCCTGTTACAGGGTACgtgttatttattgtatttaatgagaGATTACTGGTCCCAAAATATGCTTTTCTTATCTTAGATGTTTGTTTCAGTAGTGGATTCGAGAGGCACACCAACACCAGCAGATGAGTCTCCGTTTAATACTTGGGATATTATAACAGTAAGGTAATTCTAGTTTGGGTACATTTTTGGCAGATTTGATCTCTCCCTTAAAATGGAGATATAACTGTAGGGCATAGCATATATTTGTTATGCTACATTAAAAGAGTACTAGTGGTTTTGTGTTGaagtgtttaatgtatattgtcAGTCAGTAAGTCGGAGCACTTTGTTCCAGTTATAGCTccagaagtcagtcaccagcagcagatgtcacacatttataaaatgggaaacttgaagaataaggtactagtggtttggatacatgtgtgggaaatttcacCTTTCACTTAAAATGAAGGTACAGTCACAGTCCTTAAGAGTaaactggcaaatggtaactcaaagctctttgttcctgttacagctccagaagtcagcagCAGCACACAGCCATAATGCGAGAAGCTTGAAGAATAATGTGGTAGTGGTTTGAATACGTATGACATATTTCACCTTCAGTTTAAAATTGAAGTTTGTTTGTATTGGCAGGTGGTAACTCGGAGCTCTTTGTTCCAGTTATGGCTCCGAtagtcttccagcagcagcaaatgttacacagtcctatagaggcaaacttgaagtatgaggtaatagtgttttgcatagaatggcaaacttgacctttcacttaaaatggaggtacatttgcactgagtttaatgttatgacacgtgaatggattaccagtgatgtatatgtaaatactggaatttgtaacttcgaacttaatttcagtatcggctttgaaatttggtcactggatacaactatattatctttcatgttgatagcagcaatcatcagattgcaatccagtttagtacctgtgaggcatgagatgtcaaaaatacttgtgggttattggtagcctgtgtcgaggcatgtggcacctcaaagtttgtaagtacagtagcattttgttttctgctttacttaaaaattgttagctgtagcacccattctgacatttaattattttgaatttcaagtttcttaaaATAATACTGACATCAGTTTCATGTGTGTTAACACTAAGCCatatattattgttaatatatgctattttcctcagatgttaactgaaattgttttattgtaatgataACAACACTTCAGCCTTTGTAGACTTGCAGTATAGGTTACCTgctgagaaatatttactggaagaaatggtttctttgaataggaccgaaaggaataccactgaaaatgccaaacgtgaattggtgaaacatcttgtgctcaatactaatttcatttggaaaacacagaagttttcctatctttgtggtggaacacaacaaattctcataattttgctagtttgtattctagaaagggtgccagaaaaggaagagtataatttttattaaatcgggcattaaatgtaagtaggttggagtacagaaagggtgcaactggcctttcccactgtagcctgatgtgctccaacatgcatttgtactgatgtgcaggtggttataacactagtatcaaactgcatggtacccacttactaatgtgacctacccttgcatgatctgCTGCAGACAGCAAGATATCCggtactgctcttactacctgtccaacagttgtggaggattttttccccttggtgcttgccatgacatgttttgccctctgcccttaaaatctcaattcttgttacatttttcatccattttctatctcctgatggacctgtaTTGATTAAAAAGCTAATCAATGTAGAGGTGATTGTAAAACTTTTGCTAGTGgtagtgtggaggggctccactctttaaaaaatgaaattacattgtgggacatggaattattattagaggctttcatggacattttgtttactgaaaaagtcagtcattatctgaggtatttaaatgttaacttcaaatataaaactgcattaaaagataaatttcagtaagtctttaacaagtttcagtatcttgcttcacatgctggaccctccaactataaaaaagtgttttgcagagaacagctattcagatgttaacatcccagaatttgtgtaaaagatatcccttacattgttagtttcattgtggtcacactctacagtgtagttttatcagcatacatatagaagtttgaagaacatattaaattgctagacatgccttaagtgaatatgtttactactaatgtgagtcagctaagtagttgctgcaagtttttatgttgtttctaaagtgtctttagacaaggatatttctgctgtttgtttcctgctcttctgtttcagataacttctcatatatgcagcaactgctgaagcagcctctggcagtttattgaagttccgtgaacaaagtgttgtgtggtctgtttgtgtaaagtgataaagaaaaatgttaaagtgtaattgcatatatatttaatcattatttttgctagtggtaagatctattttcatgtaaatcagaacattgtacaataggtaacaaccgaatgaggcagtgtagctattaacagcactgacctcatattcgggaggatggggttcgctctgtctggccatcctgattcggGTTTTCCTGGAtcgctaaggcaaatgccgggatggttccttcatcaaggccacggCTGACCACCTGTCCCAACCTTAAAGAGATCCTTTAAACATTGTGTGTATTCCCAAATTTTGAATTATTGATGTTTGTTGTATTATGTTGAGATattcttggatgaaataaaaaagtttatacatttgtatttgtggtcacatgttaaattactgagaaaattgcagTGTGGTTATGGCACCGAATTTGCATTCAGGTGCATTGGGATCCTTCACCTGTTTGAACATCCAGATTTACATTTTATGTGGGTTCCCTaaattcctttaggcaaatacttttgttggttccactgaataggccatggcagattacctgccatttccaatctgagtttctgctcagtctctgacatgttaaatatttattcattctctttataatgctgcaatgttttaagtgttccatatcattgtggaaaagtcagaataaaattgatctcacatgtacatacatttgtgttggttaccattttttgttttaacttatcttccttccttttgttccctgtactctTTAAGTAATTTGTTGAAAACCCATGAGCTCAAAGACGAGCACTTACTaccattttaggatatattttatgtacaaatatgGTAATCTGTCTTTGTTGAGGTGATATTACTGTCTCATGAACATAGGTGtcttacatagaacatacagaaattaaacagctgtgcagtaatcttgtaagaatatattttaattttggggCAGGATAGGAAACTTATCTCAAATGATACATGTATCACATCTCCTACCTTCTCAAGAAATGTcaatttgtggcactactgtgagcacaaatacttgctgtctcatacatagtatggaaagctatgaagtaaagtgtagtagtgtgtatgcaacatgttaatactttctagggattttaaacttactgaaatgccttgagtattggcagtgatctaaaaatggaacatagttgagtgtcttctccaagtataccccatcactaatgcttggtagcatcatgatgaaaaagtgccagtgctgtatcaggtcaacttgaatacaaagaaacttaagaaatttggtgagacttagctttgtggcattagtgagagaaaaaatgagtttcctcaatttgtacacatccattgcaaataggctttttttcatttaattagtttttggccattgaCTTTGAATCATTTTATACATAGTTTGGAGCACATCACTTTTATGCAGGAACATTGTCCAGTGTACACTTCAAACACATGTATTGCAATTGAAGCATTTCACGGAGGTATATTTGGCATGAATACAATATGCTTACAATAATCACGTCAGATACTTTGTCagtgtatttaaataaaagtatagatttacttacatttgggcctattagcacttgtgcatactacatgaacatttttgaataaaatatgcttttttgttttcaaagagctcaagtcagtttattttctattatgttaagcaacactgaaaaactctgttaggtgcactcattgctacgttgaggttgttatatgcaagacttagcccttcattttgagtgctcatcttgtcttgttcatgaattagtcttacctattcagacagttaactgtcatgatattaaactgcaaaaagatcaaagcaggcagctggcattgacagatgaagtgtttcgaaaggattcgtgttattgcctcgtgtgagacagaaaaaaagcaaaacgtggaatccacaggtaaagcattccccaggaaaggaaattttgtatttcctgtaGATCAATATTTTAACAGGGTCTGGTAGAGTAacttaagtaaaaagtattatttcagttttgacagcactttactgcaacagtcaagatcagatttctgaaaacttactgcaaatttgtattgcttacacaataccattaattcatactctcacaatctggatatccaaagaagaattgtataaaagagtgaaaatgtattgtaatgacATCTGATACATTAAGCCTTATGAGATGTTAATCATTCAGAACTGGAATTCTgtatacaataatgccaaacatgagagatacacaacaaactgaaggcttggaCATACGCATTAGTCATTCTCCCACCACAAAATCAAAACCCTCACTGTAGATTAGATTAACCTGTTTTTGTCCCagggacccaaaaatgagatgattctcatggatgtgcaacatgtcaaagtataacataaagcatttgaatataatacttaccaccatcatctgtcacgagattgtcaaaatatgtgaatatattgcagtaaactggagttgctaatatgtacagtattaatacactgccagaacaaaacatagttatgcacatttaataaatttatcacacacagaatacctgatcttgactgttgtgaccaagtgctgtcaaaactgaaatatgctggtaacagaatttttacttaagctggtctaacagtccctgttaagatattcatctatagagtaggagttgcctaccaaaaagtctttcaaactctcagtaaaccgtgctttatctgaaaccaagtttttaatggttgctggcagtttattgaaaatgtgtgttcttgaatattgaacccctttctggtccaaggtaagtgattttagatctttatgtagatagctgttcttattcctagtattgatactatgtattgtgctattgtttggaaatacttgcaacaaattttattaaagaataaatatactataaagcagtggttagaatatgaagttccttgaacagAACATGGTGTTCTTTTATTTATACCACAGACGATTTTTATTAGgcctacacgcttttacatgctaaaaacttttgctccgttgatgagttaccccagaaaatgatcccttatgacataacagaataaaagtatgttaacttttttacatttgtgtctcctacatctgacaccattctaactgcaaatacagatttgtttaggagctttagcaattctgtggtaagcccttcccaactgaatttattatcgagctataatcccagaaatttaacactgtaaatcttttcgatctgcatgtctttatatgttatgggattacagaaccttacgtcacaggtcaaagcagacgggtggaatcggacgctttcattcatcctatgttatacacatgctgcagctggagaaatcgagcagttttccaactagcgtactcacactttcaaccatatgactatcttgtagaggagtaaacgaatctttcacattacgtatatttttgtgttttattacaagGCAGTACACTTATTCTATAAGTAAAcatcacaagaaattaagcttcgaatttaacctaaagtattcagtttacatatttcttcaaacttaaaaacgcacgttgttaacattttacttaaacagcgctgtggcgaagttccgcgtactttctgttgcagctgcgaggataatatttctaatagcgaccgataacctacatacatataatctgaaacactaataatcgttctaacatcaactaaaatgaacccggagttaataagctgaggttatgacacgattcatacgacattcctgctatttcacaccaCCCGgcactcgcagttatactgataactaaactgatggattccaatttccaactatgtcgttatttaactgtcgcagttatcggtattcgctagcgaaaaataacttggcagttattaataacggttaacgataacggttatcaaacaataactggaactgtgataacggttactccagaataaccgtttggcccacctctaatgTCGAAAGTACACTCCGCAGAAATCAGTACTACTGCCCCCAGGGTCGGACGTCGATTTCGATACCAGTTCCCCTACATTCCCGGTGGTCCATTCTGCTGTGTGCTGTCAGTGCTGTGTTCGAGTGCAATGTGCACCTGTGTTTTAAATTGTAGATCGCTGTTTGCACCAAACAGAGCAGTTCACTGACTCTGGCATTCACTCATGTTTTGTGCACGATTTAATGTTGTGTAAATTTTTGCAAgctataaaataaattttgttctgaTACAGCAATTCAGATTGTGTGTTATTTATTGTGTTTAACGTACCCATACAAACAGTCAGTGATCTCTTTAGAGATTATTGGACCACAGCCACCTTTATTGGAACCAAATGAAGGCAACTGTATCTTTGGTACACGTCAAACGAAAGGCGGCAATATTCAGGATTGAAAAGTACGAGTGTCTCCGTTTGTCagtgtagagaacagaatgtcatttTTGTGAAACTATGGCCACTCAAACGCGATGTTCGCGGATTAATGATTTATGTAAACCGATTACGGTTAATATTATGACACCTTCTCATGAACCAAGCTccgttattgtaataaaaaccataaaatatATACTATATCAACGACAGCAAATACCTTTCACTTACGAGTTTTTAATGGACCTCGCCTTGAAAGGCAAAGCAGTACTCAATGATTCAAAAATTAAAGAGGGTGCAGTAAGTACTGACTTTACAAGAGTTCATCTAAATTTTATGCGAAACCTGGTTATATTTATTGTCTTGTTGCTACCGTACTCAACGGTCATGCTGGCGCGTTATACTTTACAAGCCAGTATGCTTGTTCCTTTCCTtggaaattttcattgatttatttcattctgcttatagATGTAATATCATTTGCTTAACGACTGTGAGATGCGCCAGTGAAAGTGAGAATGTTTTCTGTCGTATTTACCTTTTCTCCTCGAAAGTACTTAGGCTTGTTCCGTGCTGCATGTCCGTATATTACACTAAATACTGTACATTAAAATTAACTGACCACAGAATTACACTTACCGAAAACGGGGGGCTGGCTGAAGCTTACGTTTAAACTGATACAGAAAATGCCTGTAATGCAGATTCAGCGTGATGAACTTTTGAGGGAAGTATGGATAATGTGCCGAACCGCAATATATTTTCGACAAAATCCCCGAACAGTTGCATCTTTCTCAGGGTCTGCAAATAGAATGTAAAAC
This Schistocerca nitens isolate TAMUIC-IGC-003100 chromosome 1, iqSchNite1.1, whole genome shotgun sequence DNA region includes the following protein-coding sequences:
- the LOC126192856 gene encoding E3 SUMO-protein ligase ZBED1-like; amino-acid sequence: MGNFFSSSLKTSNHFQSLKIRGFVRALNPGYELPSRKHISDVMLQAAYTAAKEKVVDKLSAAKTVCLTTDCWTSAANEGYMAVTGHFVSEDFTLQSVLLGCSQFSGAHTAPNLSVSLIGTTDNFRLTDKVLLVVTDNAPNIKNAVSILKWKHFGCYAHTLNLIVQNALKHFVSIQQKVKTIVAFFKRSCKATERLLTYQQNNGAGHVKKLVQEVPTRWNSTLCMLERIVEIKDAVKTSLVLCTVDFEQLTDEEWNICSELCSVLKPFAHVSTQLSAESYPTGSQVIVLTRGLLSVRAELLKRPFNSVTRTIIEELTKGLKDRFHNVEMSKSIGVATLLDPRFKSLVFESRVAADNAKKQLIELVAQKMGDRRLTNTGQSHETVSTSTTTDPLSVWGVYDAIIKSTQPQGTPQSAAIVEVQRYMDSPVISRSEDPLAWWRENQYIFPNVAKVVRKKFNIVATSVPCERIFSKTGIIINERRTRLKASKVEKLIFLNMNSTNS